One part of the Sporosarcina ureae genome encodes these proteins:
- a CDS encoding FUSC family protein translates to MKLGARVFKTGIAIVFALFLANLLELPTAVFAGIAAIFAIQPSIYRSYLTIVEQLQGNLIGATIAVLFTLIFGPQLIIVGLAAVIVMTIMLKLGLEKSMSLALVTMIAVMEVKDDAFLTFALLRVGTILVGVLAAFIVNLVFMPPKYETKLFQAIHQAQDEIIRWTRLAGRQVSEHTAMKKSLSKLKERLIQIDQLYLLFKEERSYFKKTTAAKARRLVVYRQLIGTTRSSYDVLKRMHMYENELINLPEHFRMMIQERLESLLVYHEQLHLKFVGKLKADYDDDETHSEFMQRQEVMNIFVKEIAITNEEEEFSSYHLLHVLSSILNYEEQLEHLDTLITSYQSRYEDEENVLEDEFY, encoded by the coding sequence ATGAAACTTGGTGCCCGCGTCTTTAAGACGGGTATTGCGATTGTATTTGCTCTGTTTCTCGCAAATTTATTAGAATTACCTACAGCAGTGTTCGCAGGTATTGCAGCTATTTTCGCAATCCAACCCTCTATTTACAGATCATACTTAACAATAGTAGAACAATTGCAAGGTAATTTAATCGGTGCCACTATAGCAGTCTTATTCACTCTCATCTTTGGTCCTCAACTTATAATAGTCGGTTTGGCAGCTGTCATCGTTATGACTATTATGTTGAAACTGGGCCTCGAAAAATCTATGTCACTTGCACTCGTTACAATGATTGCAGTGATGGAGGTTAAAGATGATGCCTTCCTAACATTTGCCCTCCTTCGTGTAGGTACTATTTTGGTAGGTGTACTGGCGGCATTCATTGTGAATCTAGTGTTCATGCCACCGAAATATGAAACGAAACTGTTTCAGGCGATTCATCAGGCACAGGACGAAATTATTCGTTGGACGCGTTTAGCTGGTCGTCAAGTGTCTGAACATACTGCTATGAAGAAATCGTTGAGTAAGTTAAAGGAACGTCTGATTCAAATTGATCAGCTGTACTTATTATTTAAAGAAGAGCGCAGCTATTTCAAGAAAACTACTGCCGCAAAAGCGAGACGGCTTGTTGTCTATCGACAATTGATTGGTACAACTAGGAGTAGTTATGACGTTCTCAAAAGGATGCATATGTATGAAAATGAACTCATCAATCTTCCAGAGCACTTCCGAATGATGATTCAGGAGCGTCTAGAGTCATTACTCGTCTATCATGAACAGCTTCATCTGAAATTCGTTGGTAAGCTAAAAGCGGATTACGACGACGATGAAACACATAGCGAGTTTATGCAACGACAAGAAGTGATGAATATTTTCGTTAAGGAAATTGCGATTACTAATGAAGAAGAAGAATTTTCTTCTTATCATTTACTTCATGTCCTCTCGTCCATCCTGAATTACGAGGAACAGCTAGAACATCTGGATACGCTGATCACTTCTTATCAATCACGATATGAAGACGAAGAGAATGTTTTAGAAGACGAATTCTATTAA
- a CDS encoding DUF402 domain-containing protein — MAIPKEGDTIQIHSYKHNGKIHRVWQETLVLKGTRNIIIGGNERTLVTESDGRTWLTREPSICYFHAENWFNIICMLREDGVYYYVNISSPFVYDEKSLKYIDYDLDVKVFPDMSYLILDEDEYADHKRQMNYPEVIDQILQDNLTKLLGWIKQRKGPFAPDFIDVWTSRYEFYKQIQEEQI, encoded by the coding sequence ATGGCAATTCCAAAAGAAGGAGATACAATACAGATACACAGCTACAAACATAACGGCAAAATTCATCGTGTTTGGCAAGAGACACTTGTATTAAAAGGTACACGGAATATCATCATCGGTGGAAATGAACGTACGCTTGTGACAGAATCGGATGGTCGCACATGGCTGACACGTGAACCATCCATTTGCTATTTTCATGCGGAAAACTGGTTCAATATCATTTGTATGTTACGTGAAGACGGTGTGTACTATTATGTCAACATAAGTTCACCATTCGTTTATGATGAAAAGTCCTTAAAGTATATCGATTATGACTTAGACGTAAAAGTATTTCCTGACATGAGTTACTTGATTCTGGATGAAGACGAATATGCAGATCATAAACGTCAAATGAATTATCCGGAAGTTATCGATCAAATCTTGCAGGATAACTTAACGAAACTCCTTGGTTGGATCAAGCAGAGAAAAGGTCCTTTTGCTCCCGATTTCATCGATGTCTGGACTTCGCGTTATGAATTTTATAAGCAAATCCAAGAAGAACAAATCTAG
- a CDS encoding glutamate-1-semialdehyde 2,1-aminomutase, protein MNRKNSEAIYAEACEHIVGGVNSPARAYGAVGGGAPTVMERAEGAYFYDVDGNRYIDYLGAYGPIITGHAHPHITKAITKAAETGVLYGTPTRHEVQFAKMLKEAIPGMDKVRFVNSGTEAVMTTIRVARAFTGRTKIMKFAGCYHGHSDLVLVAAGSGPATLGTPDSAGVPSSIAKEVITIPFNDPESFKEAMKQWGDELACILIEPIVGNFGIVEPNEGFLELVHELAKEQGVLTVYDEVITAFRFHYGAAQTLLGLQPDLTAFGKIIGGGLPIGAYGGKKEIMEQVAPLGPAYQAGTMAGNPASMLSGIACLEVLQEPGIYEEMDRLGGLLEDGILKLAKKHSIQLTINRLGGALTLFFTDVKVENYKQAEATDGEIFGRFFKEMLKNGINLAPSKYEAWFLTSAHTESDINETLEAVDRAFKAL, encoded by the coding sequence ATGAACCGAAAAAATTCAGAGGCAATCTACGCAGAAGCATGTGAACATATTGTGGGAGGCGTGAACAGCCCTGCCCGAGCATACGGAGCGGTTGGCGGAGGTGCACCTACTGTTATGGAACGAGCAGAAGGCGCTTATTTTTATGATGTTGATGGGAATCGATATATTGACTACTTGGGAGCATATGGTCCAATCATTACAGGACATGCGCACCCGCACATTACAAAAGCGATCACAAAAGCGGCGGAAACAGGTGTGCTTTACGGAACACCGACACGCCACGAAGTACAATTCGCAAAAATGTTAAAAGAAGCAATTCCCGGAATGGACAAAGTTCGTTTCGTTAACTCCGGTACAGAGGCTGTCATGACGACCATTCGTGTAGCGAGAGCGTTTACTGGACGTACGAAGATTATGAAGTTCGCAGGATGCTATCACGGTCACTCCGATCTTGTATTAGTAGCTGCTGGATCAGGTCCCGCTACATTAGGCACACCGGACTCCGCAGGCGTACCTTCTTCTATCGCGAAAGAGGTCATCACGATTCCATTCAATGATCCCGAAAGCTTTAAAGAAGCGATGAAACAATGGGGCGATGAACTTGCTTGTATTCTAATCGAACCAATTGTCGGGAACTTTGGAATCGTCGAGCCAAATGAAGGGTTCTTGGAACTTGTTCATGAGTTAGCTAAAGAGCAAGGCGTTCTGACTGTCTATGATGAGGTCATTACAGCGTTCCGTTTCCATTACGGTGCGGCACAAACATTACTCGGTCTTCAACCGGATTTAACAGCATTCGGAAAGATTATCGGCGGTGGCCTACCAATTGGCGCTTATGGCGGTAAAAAAGAAATCATGGAACAAGTTGCTCCACTCGGCCCCGCTTATCAAGCAGGAACAATGGCTGGAAATCCTGCATCTATGCTTTCGGGAATCGCTTGTCTAGAAGTGCTTCAAGAACCAGGCATTTATGAAGAGATGGATCGCTTAGGCGGTTTACTTGAAGACGGCATTCTGAAATTGGCTAAAAAACACAGTATCCAATTGACGATCAATCGTCTTGGAGGCGCACTTACGTTATTTTTCACAGACGTCAAAGTAGAAAACTACAAGCAAGCTGAAGCAACGGATGGTGAAATTTTCGGACGTTTCTTTAAAGAAATGCTGAAAAACGGCATCAACTTAGCCCCATCTAAGTATGAAGCATGGTTTTTAACTTCCGCTCATACTGAATCAGATATAAACGAAACACTTGAAGCAGTAGATCGCGCATTTAAAGCACTTTAA
- a CDS encoding ABC transporter ATP-binding protein yields MGESIKRYLQFVKPYNWQIVFTVLIGVVKFAIPLFLPLLIKIVIDDIIGSPTMSDPEKTKQLFYWLGGTIIVFFLIRPPVEYYRQYYAQLVSNKILFDIRKSLYSHLQKLGLRFYSNTRAGEVISRVINDVEQTKNFVMIGLMNVWLDLATILIAIAIMLTLDVQLTLVTLLAFPFYAFSVKHFFGKLRQLTRKRSQALADVQSYLHERVAGVSIIKSFAIEDKEQERFDEVNGKFLERAIEHTRWNAKAFAVVNTITDVAPLLVIGYAGYQVINGSLSVGTMVAFIAFIERLYSPLRRLVNSSTSLTQSFASMDRVLDLMNEKYDVVDKENAKELPSIAGEIEFDHVSFAYEEDEVLKNISLKIRPGETAALVGMSGGGKSTIISLIPRFYDVTSGAIRIDGHDIRDVKVKSLRDQIGMVLQDSILFSDSVKSNILMGKPDATDEEVIAAAKAANAHDFIETLSEGYDTRVGERGVKLSGGQKQRISIARVFLKNPALLILDEATSALDLESEALIQDSLERLAHDRTTLIVAHRLSTITHADCIYVIDHGDLKESGTHQELMKLDGTYAGLYNRQELGG; encoded by the coding sequence ATGGGTGAGAGTATTAAACGTTATCTTCAATTTGTAAAGCCTTATAATTGGCAAATTGTCTTCACTGTTCTCATTGGTGTCGTAAAATTTGCTATTCCTTTATTTCTACCCTTATTAATTAAAATCGTCATCGATGACATCATCGGTTCGCCGACGATGAGTGATCCAGAAAAGACTAAGCAGTTATTTTATTGGCTTGGCGGAACAATCATCGTGTTCTTCTTAATCCGTCCACCTGTTGAATATTATCGTCAATACTACGCACAGCTAGTCAGTAATAAAATATTATTCGATATCCGTAAATCACTGTATAGTCATTTACAGAAGCTTGGTTTACGATTCTATTCGAATACACGCGCAGGTGAAGTAATCTCGAGAGTCATCAATGACGTGGAACAAACGAAAAACTTCGTCATGATTGGCTTGATGAATGTCTGGCTCGACTTGGCTACTATTTTAATCGCCATAGCAATTATGCTGACACTTGATGTGCAACTGACACTGGTAACATTATTGGCATTTCCATTTTACGCATTTAGCGTCAAGCACTTCTTCGGCAAATTACGCCAATTGACACGTAAACGTTCGCAGGCACTTGCGGATGTACAAAGTTATCTTCATGAGCGCGTGGCGGGTGTTAGTATTATCAAAAGTTTTGCGATAGAAGATAAAGAACAGGAACGTTTCGATGAAGTGAATGGTAAATTCCTAGAGCGTGCAATCGAACATACACGTTGGAATGCAAAAGCTTTTGCGGTTGTCAATACGATTACTGATGTCGCACCACTTCTCGTCATAGGCTATGCAGGTTACCAAGTAATCAATGGTTCATTATCTGTAGGAACAATGGTCGCGTTCATCGCATTTATCGAAAGATTATATTCACCATTACGTCGTTTAGTTAATTCATCCACATCATTGACGCAGTCGTTCGCTTCGATGGACAGAGTATTAGACTTGATGAATGAAAAATATGATGTTGTTGATAAAGAGAATGCAAAAGAGTTACCATCGATTGCTGGAGAGATCGAGTTTGATCATGTCAGCTTTGCATATGAAGAAGATGAAGTACTGAAAAATATTAGTTTGAAGATTCGTCCTGGTGAAACAGCCGCACTTGTTGGTATGAGTGGTGGCGGGAAATCAACTATTATCAGTTTGATCCCGCGATTTTATGACGTGACGTCTGGTGCTATTCGCATCGACGGCCATGACATCCGCGACGTAAAGGTTAAATCGCTTCGAGATCAGATCGGTATGGTACTTCAAGATTCGATTCTGTTCAGTGATTCTGTCAAAAGTAATATTTTGATGGGGAAGCCAGATGCCACAGATGAAGAAGTCATCGCTGCAGCAAAAGCCGCAAATGCGCATGACTTTATTGAAACATTGAGTGAAGGATATGATACCAGGGTAGGAGAGCGCGGCGTGAAGTTGTCAGGTGGACAGAAGCAACGTATCTCCATTGCCCGCGTCTTCCTGAAAAACCCAGCATTGCTCATTTTGGATGAAGCAACGTCTGCCTTGGATTTAGAAAGTGAAGCGCTCATCCAAGATTCATTGGAACGCTTGGCGCACGATCGCACTACACTAATTGTCGCCCATCGACTATCTACCATTACACATGCGGATTGTATTTATGTAATAGACCACGGAGACTTAAAAGAATCAGGTACTCACCAGGAATTAATGAAACTAGACGGTACATATGCTGGTTTATACAATCGCCAAGAACTTGGTGGATAA
- a CDS encoding gamma-type small acid-soluble spore protein, with the protein MPKQPKRNAQQDPSMTDANQVKKQNAQSAMQQPMNEEFASETDVNQVRQQNAQSAMNMQSSSATQSSMNEEFGSETDVNQVKQEINKAEANKQKASGARANQYKGSN; encoded by the coding sequence ATGCCTAAGCAACCAAAGCGTAACGCACAACAAGATCCATCTATGACAGATGCGAATCAAGTGAAGAAACAGAATGCGCAATCTGCAATGCAACAACCGATGAATGAAGAGTTCGCTTCCGAGACGGACGTTAATCAAGTTCGTCAGCAAAACGCGCAATCTGCAATGAACATGCAGTCTTCTTCCGCGACGCAGTCCTCTATGAACGAGGAATTCGGATCTGAAACAGATGTCAATCAAGTGAAGCAAGAGATCAACAAAGCAGAAGCTAACAAACAAAAAGCTTCTGGAGCACGTGCGAACCAATATAAAGGTTCAAACTAA